One part of the Luteolibacter flavescens genome encodes these proteins:
- a CDS encoding mechanosensitive ion channel family protein: MMLADLTSEFWGNPIYQKIIKVLIVLATGLPLVLLVSRIVSRVLRHRLGQQGSDLLARIVRYSGYVMVLVAVLQEFGFNLAAVLGAAGIAGVAIGFASQTSLSNLISGLFIVGERPFEKGDIIEVGAVSGTVEEIGLMALTLRTFDNRSVRIPNEMLVKNTVTTVTRYPIRRVDLTIGVAYTEAIDHVMRVLAGVADAHPAVLDEPETVIVFNGFGESSLNFMIGAWTIKADVMKVKNELPLRIKEAFDREGIEIPFPHRVLAPGKAMEPIPVVVRESRN, encoded by the coding sequence ATGATGCTGGCCGACCTGACCTCCGAATTCTGGGGCAATCCGATCTACCAGAAGATCATCAAGGTGCTGATCGTCCTCGCGACCGGACTGCCGCTCGTGCTGCTGGTCTCGCGCATCGTCAGCCGGGTGCTGCGGCACCGGCTCGGCCAGCAGGGCAGCGACCTGCTCGCCCGCATCGTCCGCTACAGCGGCTACGTCATGGTGCTGGTGGCCGTGCTCCAGGAGTTCGGCTTCAATCTGGCGGCCGTACTCGGTGCCGCGGGCATCGCCGGCGTGGCCATTGGCTTCGCCTCGCAGACCTCGCTGTCGAATCTCATTTCCGGCCTCTTCATCGTCGGCGAGCGGCCTTTTGAAAAAGGCGACATCATCGAGGTCGGTGCCGTCAGCGGCACAGTCGAGGAGATCGGCCTGATGGCGCTCACCCTGCGGACATTCGACAACCGCTCGGTCCGCATCCCAAATGAGATGCTGGTGAAAAACACCGTCACCACCGTGACCCGCTACCCCATCCGGCGCGTGGACCTCACCATCGGCGTCGCCTACACCGAGGCCATCGACCACGTGATGCGCGTGCTCGCCGGGGTGGCGGACGCCCACCCGGCAGTGCTCGACGAGCCGGAGACCGTGATCGTCTTCAATGGCTTCGGCGAGTCATCGCTGAACTTCATGATCGGAGCCTGGACCATCAAGGCGGACGTCATGAAGGTGAAGAACGAGCTGCCGCTGCGGATCAAGGAAGCCTTCGACCGCGAGGGCATCGAGATCCCCTTCCCCCACCGAGTCCTCGCCCCGGGCAAGGCGATGGAGCCCATCCCGGTGGTCGTGCGGGAGAGCAGGAACTAA
- a CDS encoding DUF5362 family protein yields MDNPYQTGAHGNPYPSSTGQTSPAIIQALAGTKPWVRLCSIIGFICAGFMVLGGLMMMAGGAIGGMSNSRAAGFGWIQSIMGLIYIAMSLMYVFPSVKLWKYGTAILNLMSSQSATDLEQAMEAQRGFWKFVGIVILVSIGLMLIGMVLAIVAAGMAAASINELGS; encoded by the coding sequence ATGGACAACCCCTATCAAACCGGTGCACACGGAAATCCGTATCCCTCCTCCACCGGTCAAACCTCCCCCGCCATCATCCAGGCCCTCGCGGGCACCAAGCCCTGGGTGCGGCTCTGCTCCATCATCGGCTTCATCTGTGCCGGCTTCATGGTGCTCGGCGGCCTCATGATGATGGCCGGAGGAGCCATCGGCGGCATGAGCAACTCCCGTGCCGCGGGGTTCGGCTGGATCCAGTCGATCATGGGACTGATCTACATCGCCATGTCGCTGATGTATGTCTTCCCCTCGGTGAAGCTCTGGAAATACGGCACCGCCATCCTGAACCTGATGTCCAGCCAGTCCGCCACGGATCTGGAGCAGGCGATGGAGGCCCAGCGCGGATTCTGGAAATTCGTCGGCATCGTGATCCTCGTCTCCATCGGCCTGATGTTGATCGGCATGGTCCTCGCCATCGTTGCGGCAGGCATGGCTGCCGCTTCGATAAATGAACTGGGCAGCTAA
- a CDS encoding ligase-associated DNA damage response DEXH box helicase, giving the protein MPADPLQPFFKQRGWKPFPFQKETWKAYAAGKSGLLHAPTGQGKTLAVWMGPVAGALKEQPEGCSVVWLTPLRALAQDTLRALREPLEVLAPKLQVEARTGDTSSSVKARLRKKLPFGLVTTPESLSLMLTHDDTREKLAGLRAVIVDEWHEMLGNKRGVQTELCLARLREWFPEIRIWGLSATLGNLDEARDVLLGSAAEGAVTVSADLKKEIVIDTLIPREIDRFPWSGHLGTRLAAQVVREVEKANSTLLFTNTRSQTELWFQELLSLRPDWAEVIAMHHGSVDREEREKVEQGLREGRLRCVVCTSSLDLGVDFSPVDQVLQVGSPKGIARLLQRAGRSGHQPGKVSRVLGVPTHAMELVEFAAARDAAHARHIEARRPLVKPLDVLVQHLVTCAIGEPFEPGEMLREILSTHAFRDLTDTEWDWCLGFISSGGRALAAYPRYRKARLENGRYIVDDKRLIQQHRMSIGTISADSHVSVRFANGQTLGTVEEGFISRLKQGQLFIFAGKKLELVRFHQRIATVRVAKRDAKGAVAMWGGNKMPLSNELAHAMAARLRGEGPASPEMKAVAPILEIQRRWSELPDDRTLLVEHTRSRDGEHLFVYPLAGRLVHEGLGALMAYRLRLNQTITVSQNDYGFCLTAKRGLHLSEDIIRLNLTVENLLEDVLACLNTAELARRQFHQVARVAGLILQQLPGRQQRGQRELQSSSRLLFEVLERYDPENLLLLQSQREILEKQLEFSRLHDSLIDIQKREVQLIETKNLTPMAFPLWAEQFFATMPAGDAATRLEQMLQDLEQAADK; this is encoded by the coding sequence ATGCCCGCCGATCCCCTCCAGCCCTTTTTCAAGCAACGCGGCTGGAAGCCATTCCCCTTTCAAAAGGAGACCTGGAAAGCCTACGCCGCCGGGAAGTCCGGCCTGCTCCACGCCCCGACCGGTCAGGGCAAGACCCTCGCGGTCTGGATGGGCCCGGTCGCCGGAGCGCTGAAGGAGCAGCCCGAGGGATGCTCGGTCGTCTGGCTCACCCCGCTCCGCGCCCTTGCGCAGGATACCCTGCGGGCACTCCGCGAGCCGCTAGAAGTCCTCGCGCCGAAGCTCCAGGTGGAAGCCCGCACCGGCGACACCTCGTCCTCCGTGAAGGCCCGCCTCCGGAAGAAGCTCCCCTTCGGCCTCGTCACCACGCCGGAGAGCCTGTCGCTGATGCTTACCCACGACGACACCCGGGAAAAGCTCGCCGGGCTGCGCGCCGTGATCGTGGACGAGTGGCACGAGATGCTGGGCAACAAGCGCGGCGTCCAGACCGAGCTCTGCCTCGCCCGCCTGCGCGAATGGTTTCCGGAGATCCGCATCTGGGGCCTCTCCGCCACCCTGGGGAATCTGGATGAAGCTCGCGACGTCCTCCTCGGGTCCGCCGCGGAGGGAGCGGTCACCGTTTCCGCGGACCTGAAAAAGGAGATCGTTATCGACACCCTCATCCCCCGGGAGATCGACCGCTTCCCGTGGTCCGGCCACCTCGGCACCCGGCTCGCCGCTCAGGTCGTCCGCGAGGTGGAGAAGGCGAACTCCACTCTGCTCTTCACGAATACCCGCTCGCAGACCGAGCTCTGGTTCCAGGAGCTGCTTTCGCTCCGGCCGGATTGGGCGGAGGTCATCGCCATGCACCATGGCTCGGTGGACCGCGAGGAGCGGGAGAAGGTCGAGCAGGGTCTCCGCGAGGGCCGCCTGCGCTGCGTGGTCTGCACATCCTCCCTCGACCTCGGCGTGGATTTCTCGCCGGTCGACCAGGTGCTGCAGGTCGGCTCGCCAAAGGGCATCGCCCGCCTGCTCCAGCGCGCCGGCCGGTCCGGCCACCAACCCGGAAAGGTGTCCCGCGTCCTCGGTGTGCCGACCCACGCGATGGAGCTGGTGGAATTTGCCGCCGCCCGTGACGCCGCCCACGCCCGGCACATCGAGGCCCGCCGCCCCCTCGTCAAGCCGCTCGACGTGCTCGTCCAGCACCTCGTCACCTGCGCCATCGGCGAGCCATTCGAGCCGGGGGAAATGCTCCGGGAGATCCTGTCCACCCACGCCTTCCGCGACCTGACCGACACCGAGTGGGACTGGTGCCTCGGCTTCATCTCGAGCGGCGGTCGCGCCCTCGCCGCCTACCCGCGCTACCGGAAGGCCCGTCTCGAAAACGGCCGCTACATCGTCGATGACAAACGTTTGATCCAGCAGCACCGGATGTCGATCGGCACCATCTCCGCCGACTCCCATGTCAGCGTCCGCTTCGCGAATGGACAAACCTTGGGGACGGTCGAGGAAGGATTCATCAGCCGCTTGAAACAGGGTCAGCTTTTCATCTTTGCCGGGAAGAAACTGGAGCTGGTTCGTTTCCACCAGCGCATCGCCACCGTCCGGGTCGCCAAGCGCGACGCCAAGGGAGCAGTCGCCATGTGGGGCGGAAACAAGATGCCCCTTTCAAACGAACTGGCCCATGCCATGGCCGCCCGCCTCCGCGGGGAGGGCCCGGCCTCGCCGGAAATGAAGGCCGTCGCCCCCATCCTGGAGATCCAGCGCCGGTGGTCCGAACTGCCCGATGACCGCACGCTCCTCGTCGAACACACCCGGTCACGCGATGGTGAACATCTGTTTGTTTACCCCCTTGCCGGGCGACTTGTTCACGAAGGCTTGGGGGCGCTCATGGCTTATCGACTTCGTTTGAATCAAACGATTACAGTGTCGCAGAACGACTACGGATTCTGCCTCACCGCCAAACGCGGGCTTCACTTGAGCGAGGATATCATCCGCTTGAATCTAACGGTTGAGAACCTTCTTGAAGACGTGCTGGCTTGCTTGAATACCGCCGAGCTGGCCCGCCGTCAGTTCCATCAGGTGGCGAGGGTAGCAGGCCTGATTCTGCAGCAATTGCCCGGTCGCCAACAGCGCGGACAACGGGAGCTTCAATCAAGTTCGCGCCTGCTCTTCGAAGTGCTGGAACGCTACGATCCCGAGAACCTGCTCCTTCTCCAGTCCCAGCGGGAAATTCTGGAGAAGCAACTGGAATTCAGCCGACTTCATGACTCCCTAATC